TACTGACGTGATGGTTACCAGTGCTGACTTTGGTGTTGGTCAGACCTAGATTTAAATTCTTGCATTGCCTAAACTTACTGGCTATATGATTTTTGACAATCACTTGGCCTCTTTGAGCTCAATTTCCTCTTATGAGATGAAATAATAGTACTTTTTCTTAAAGCTGTTTTGGGGGTTGATTCTAAGTGAATGCAGTGTTTCCCAAAGTGTGTACACTCGTCATTAGCGGGACATGGAGTGATTTCAGGTCTTGGTTTGGTGAactctaaaatatttaaagttagcTGCTTTAGGAAAATATGATTAATACCTCAGCTTTTTGATTTAACATGTTACTGCTTAGGATGAGGGCAGAAAAAAGTGAGTTATGTTCTAGAAAAGGAATTGGTATAGTACAGATGGTTGCATGGCTACAGTAACACTGGGGAAGGAAGGTGATGCCACATGCTGGAGACCTGCACTGGCTCCTAAAGCAGAGGCCAGCAGTTGCCCCACATACAGTAAGTACTCACTAAAGGGTAAGCAGAGTTAATGACACTGCTGTGGGTTCCTCACTGTTGTTTGTCGTCGTCATCATTGTTATTATTGAGaaaactaaggctcagagaggGGCAGTGACTTGCTCAAGGTCACCCAGGGTGTTCGTGGCAAGACGGGCATAGAGTTCAGGCTACCTGATTGACAGGACAGGATAATGTGGTGCTGCTTCCGCTGTCTGAGGGTGGGAACTTTGGTGGCCCATTGTAACTAAGCATCAAAATGAATGTTCTGTTCTGTGCTGTGCTTTAGTCAGAAAAGGGGAAGTCAATGGCAAGACATGACAGAGGCATCTTTGTGAAAGCCAGATCTAAAGAGGAGAAGGGGTTGTTGGGTGTGGGAGGCATCTTATCCTGAGACTGGTTCTCTGCAGGGAGTCCCTGGGGGCCAAGTTCTACCATCTCCCATATTGGAGAACCAAGGCCACAGCATCACCCAGGCTTCTGACCCACCTCCTGTTAGAGCTAgcacctcccaccccctcactCATCTCCCCACTTCTCTCCCCAGCTCTTCACGGCCGCCCCCCAAGGCCCCGGCCCCTCCCGTGGCTCAGCCTCCCCCCTCATCATCctcttcgtcctcctcctcctcatctgccTCCTCCTCGTCCGCGCAGCTCACCCACCGGCCCCCGACGCCCTCACTGCCCCTGCCTCTATCCACCCACAGCTTTCCTCCCCATGGGTTgcgcccaccaccaccaccccaccacccctccTTGgtctcccctggccccaccctgcccccacccccacctctgctgCAGGTGCCAGGGCACCCTGGGGCCTCAGCCGCTAACGCCCTTTCTGGTGAGTTTGGGGTCCTGGCAGGGTGGAGTGGTGGGGGGCCATGGCCCCAAGCATGGGCTCAGTTGGCTTTGGCAGGGACCAAGGGCCTTTGGAGGGAGTGGCTCAAGGCTAAAGGGAAGGCCAGTCACCTGGGCCCAAAGAGGTTGACTTGGTGGCACCAGATATTAAagccttcttcccctcccctcccacagaGCAGGACCTGATCGGCCAGGACCTGAACTCTCGCTACCTGAATGCCCAGGGTGGCCCTGaggtggtgggggcagggggctCGGCCCGGCCCCTGGCCTTCCAGTTCCACCAGCACAACCACCAACACCAGCACACCCACCAGCACACCCACCAGCACTTCACCCCCTATCCCCCGGGCCTGCTGCCTCCCCACGGCCATATGGTGAGCTCCTCCTTGGGCTGCTGATGAGGCTCAGAGGCCTAAGGGAGGGTGTCTCCTGCAGGGGAAGGAGGATCCTGGGTCCCTGGCTGGCAGCTtactcttcccttctcttccctagTTTGAGAAATACCCAGGAAAGATGGAAGGCCTTTTCCGACataatgtgagtgtgtgtgagggcgTGTGATGTGTGGGAATGTATGCATCAGTGGAGTTCAGTCTTCCACTCCAGAAGCAAGAGCCCTGAGCTTGGGAAAGCTCTTTGGGGGTGTTAGGGGGGATTCCAAAGATGGGTAGACCAGACCTGTGCTGCACCTCCATTCCCTGCTTGGACCAGTGCCCTTCTCTCCACAGCCGTACATGGCCTTCCCTCCCGCTGTGCCCGGGCTCCCTCCGGGTCTCCCGCCAGCTGTCTCCTTTGGCTCCCTGCAGGGGGCCTTCCAGCCCAAGGTGAGCTCCTGACCCAGAAACTACTACTTCCCATCCCTTACAGACATCCCGGACCCGTATACCTTCCTCCCGTCCCCAAAACTGTGTCTAgcctcctgcccttccttctGGACCCAGGTTTTTGCAAAGCCACGCTCCCTCTCCTGTCCCATCACCCAGCTTAGTTTTTAGACCCTTTAACGTGGCACTGGCTCTCCTGTCTGACCCCTCCACTCCCCTTTCCCAGAACACGAACCCTGAGCTGCCACCACGACTGGGGCCAGTGCTGAGCGGGCTCCCCCAGAAGGGGGCACAGGTGAGGGGCCAGGTCAGGCCCTGGGGGAGTCGGAAGGTATATTGACTAGAGGAGGGTGAGTTCCTGGCTCTTCCCTGCAGTCCACCCTCAGGAGCCTAAGGAGAGAACTTTTCTAGAACCATCTTCTCGGGCACGAGGAGTAAAAGGTTAAGGACAGTGTCCCAAGAACACAGTAATGAATGGGGCAGTAGGTttgtgtttgggttttgtttggtagtactggagatcaaacttCGGGCTTCATACATGCATTCTACCACCGAGTTACATCTCTAGCAAGACAGTGGTTTTTGTAGTGGTTTTCAAATGTCAGTCACAGGATTCCCCCTACCCCCCAAGTGGCATCATACCAGGAAACAATGAAAAGATAAACTTATAAAGTGACCCGAGTCATTCCCCTGCTCCCCACGTGTCTCAGATGCCAGCGCTCTGAGAACACTGAAGAAAGTATGGAACATGTTTCCTGAAGGATAGACTAAGTTTTCTGACTTCCTCAAAAGGTTCCCTCCCCTAAGGATCCCATGCATGAAGCTGTTAGAGGACAGACAGACTGCTCTCTGGTAGAGAAACCTGTCCTACCTAGCCATCCCAACCGGGTACTTCCCTAGGGTCTGGCTCAGAAACCTGATGTGGAAGGAGCAATGCCTGGAGTGGAAGGAGCAATGGGAGGGGCTGTCACACTGCTGAGTGGTCTGAGGGAGCCGTAGTCTCAGGGAGATTGTGGGAAGGGTGCTGCTGTAGAGATGGGACACTCAGGTCAGTGAAGAGGTCTGAATCGCCTCCAATCTCTCCTTTACCATCCCCAGATCCCTGATCATTTCCGGCCACCTTTGAGGGTGAGTTTGGTGAGGATCTCAGGCTGCATGAGGCTGGGGGCTGGTTTCAGGGTGTTTGGCTGAGGGGGGTGGGGTCCTGCTTGGGAAAAATGAAGTTGAAGATGTGAAGGCAGCCAGAAGTAAACCAATAGAAAGGACAGGGCTTTGAAGTCACAACCTGGGCTTCGATAGAACTGGCCATGGGACCTTGGGCAAAGCAGTtgatctctctgagcctcagtttcctaggCTTTAAGATGAAGCTGGTCATCCCTCAGTTGTAGGGATGATGTTGAGGATGCTGTGTGGCAAAGCTCAGCCCAGGGCCAGGCCTGGGATGGGTGATGAGTGaacatttttccttccctttccctttggTCATCCTGGGGcggcagaaaccaggaaagtggTGTGCCATGCACGTGCGTGTGGCTTACATGATCCTGAGACACCAGGAGAAGATGAAGGTACTGGGCATGGAGGGCTAGGGAGAGTGGGTCTGAGAGTCGGGGTGTCTGAACTCTGGGTAGTGACCCTCCACCAAGCTCAGAACAGTTTTAACAAGAAGCCTTTCCTCCTGTCCCCATCACTGCTGAGCGGTTTTGTAGCACCTGGGTTCTCTGCCCAGGTATTGGTGTGGTTAAAGAACATGCTAAAAGAGGTAGTAGGAAGTACCTAAGTCTCCTTCTGGTACTAGCTAGCCCTTGGAGGGAAACTAGGGGTAAGAGTGAGAGTCAGGGACAATCAGTCTAAGAAtagcataaaaaggaaaaaaatggagacCAGACCTAGCTCCTCACTGCTCCTCTCCCTATGTCCCATGCAGGGGGACTCCCACAAGCTTGACTTTCGGAACGACCTCTTGCCCTGCCTTCCAGGGCCCTACGGGGCCCTGCCCCCTGGGCAGGAGCTCTCCCACCCGGCCTCCCTCTTCACTGCGACTGGTGAGTCTGGCCAGCCCTCTCATAGCCTATAGCCTATGTCCACCTTGCTCCCACTCATCCTCATCAGAATCTCCCACTCTCTGCCCCAGGAGCCGTCCATGCTGCAGCCAATCCTTTCACAACAGCTCCCGGGGCCCATGGACCCTTCctgagccccagcacccacattggtaAGAACCAAGAGAATTTTGGGCTTCCTATGCCCTGTTCTTAGTAACAGGAAGTAGAGATGGAAACCAGACCTAAGAGACAACTCAGGTTGGGTAGATAGGATTTGATTTGCTCTGTGACCTTAGGCAGTCACTCTCCCTACTCTGGGCTGTGATTCCCTCTTCTGTGGAAAGAGTCTGGAAGGGCAGGATGGTTCCCACTCTGCTGCTGCTACTTCTGTCTCTGCAATCGCCAGGAACTGAAGACAGTGTTCCACCTgggagagtggaggaggaggctgtgcaGGCCTAAGGGGGAGAGAGCATGGTTATTGGCCTAGGGGACTTGAAAGTTTCTTGGGGTATAggtaggcaaaaaaaaaaataaaaaaagagttgaaCCCAGATAATGGTGTTTCTGGCTAGAAGACTGTGGTTCCCATGGAGGGGTGGGCTAGTTAACTAGTTAATTCTGACAGATTAGGATTTGTGTGAAGTTAGAATCACGCTGAGAAGGTATTACAGATAGGGTGGCGCCAGGCTAGTAGTTTGCTATAGAATTGAGAGCTGCCAAGAGGTCTTGGATACCTGGAGTGGAGGTACAGATAAGAATTTGACTTTTAGAGTTAGAGGTGCCCCAGGCTGGTGGTACTTTACAGCTAGATGACTTTCAGCAAGTCACTCCACGTCTCTGAGCCTGTCTTGTCATGTGAAAGTGGGAACTGTCCTTTTTACTTAGAGATTGTAAAGGGGCTAAACAGCAGTGTCTGGCCTGGCACAAGAGCTGCTCCGTCCATGGTGTTATAACTGAGTCACTAAGAGCTGTCATAcgtgcccttaatcccagccctgggggaggtagagggaggtgatgtctgtgagttccaggccagccacaacTATGTAGCGAGACCCTGTTTCCAAGAACAAATACCAGAACTCTAAGCCACTAAGGGCTCCGGCCTCCTTACTGACCTGCCTCTTTCTCACCGTTTCTCTGGGCCTGCTCTAAGTTCTGACCAGTTTCCCTTTCCGCCCACAGATCCCTTTGTGCGTCCCACAAGCTTCGCCTCCTTGGCTGCCCTCTCCAACGGGGCCTTTGGAGGCCTGGGCAGCCCCACATTCAGTGAGTGCTGGGtagggtgggaagtggggggtgggcCTGTGACAACGGGCTGTATGCTCCTGCGGGGCCTGTGCGGTTATCTCTGGAGTGTCCCTCCTGGCCCCTGTCACTTTGTACTTCACCTTCTACCCAGACTCCAGCGCCGTCTTTGCCCAGAAAGAAAGCCCAGGAGCCCCaccagcctttgcctccccacCAGACCCATGGGGCCGCCTGCATCGCAGCCCTCTTGCCTTTCCTGCTTGGGTCCGACCCCCTGAAACTGCCCGGACACCGGGCTCAGACAAGGAGCGGCCTGTGGAGCGAAGGGAGCCCTCTGTCACCAAGGAGGAGAAGGACAGGTATGTCCTCCACGGGACTGCAgcccctgccccgccccaccccactgCAGGGCTGTCAGCCGCAGGAACTCCTTCATTCTGTCCCCTtgtgcctgccccctcccccaccagggaCCTCCCTTTCTCACGGCCCCAGCTGCGAGTTTCTCCTGCTACTCCTAAGGCCAGGGCTGGCGAGGAAGGAGCCCGTCCAGCCAAAGAGTCTGTGCGGGTAAAGGAAGAGCGGAAAGAAGaggctgctgccgccgccgccgctgctgccgctgctgccgctgctgcagccgctgccgctgccgctgctgctgcaaCCACTGGGCCTCAGGGCCTTCACTTGCTTTTGGAGAGGCCCCGGCCACCCCCTTTTCTTGGTCCTAGTCTGCCAGAGCGCTGTGCAGGCTTCCCAGAGCCAACCTGGTTGGCAGGGCCCCCACGCCTGGCCAGGCCACCGCGCTTTTATGAGGCAGGTGAGGAGTTGACTGGACCAGGGGCCATGGCTGCTGCCCGCCTCTATAGTCTAGACCCTACTCATTCCCTGCTATACAGCCGTTtggctcctcctccaccacctacTGCGACTCCAGGAACCCCTCACCTTCTCAGCAAGACCCCACCAGGA
The nucleotide sequence above comes from Peromyscus maniculatus bairdii isolate BWxNUB_F1_BW_parent chromosome 1, HU_Pman_BW_mat_3.1, whole genome shotgun sequence. Encoded proteins:
- the Fbrs gene encoding putative fibrosin-1, which translates into the protein METAAAPGPGWAAEGERRRRRCSRRDRDREQRRRRGPGGDAPRALLAAPRGSSSSSSPPPPARPWSSASSGERPGGLRRRRPRPRPRPPRPRARKRPAGSGSRGEEEEEEDEGAADDGEAEEEPEEEEEEEEDLIDGFAIASFASLEALQKDASLQPPERLEHRLKHSGKRKRGGSSGATGEPGDSSDREPGRPSGDRPRKWPNKRRRKEAFSRHSLEAGYICDAESDLDERVSDDDLDPSFTVSTSKASGPHGTFNGNCEAKLSVVPKVSGLERSQEQPPGPDPLLVPFPPKEPPPPPAPRPPVSSPTPLPATPSLPPPPQPQLQLRVSPFGLRTSPYGSSLDLSTGSSSRPPPKAPAPPVAQPPPSSSSSSSSSSSASSSSAQLTHRPPTPSLPLPLSTHSFPPHGLRPPPPPHHPSLVSPGPTLPPPPPLLQVPGHPGASAANALSEQDLIGQDLNSRYLNAQGGPEVVGAGGSARPLAFQFHQHNHQHQHTHQHTHQHFTPYPPGLLPPHGHMFEKYPGKMEGLFRHNPYMAFPPAVPGLPPGLPPAVSFGSLQGAFQPKNTNPELPPRLGPVLSGLPQKGAQIPDHFRPPLRKPGKWCAMHVRVAYMILRHQEKMKGDSHKLDFRNDLLPCLPGPYGALPPGQELSHPASLFTATGAVHAAANPFTTAPGAHGPFLSPSTHIDPFVRPTSFASLAALSNGAFGGLGSPTFNSSAVFAQKESPGAPPAFASPPDPWGRLHRSPLAFPAWVRPPETARTPGSDKERPVERREPSVTKEEKDRDLPFSRPQLRVSPATPKARAGEEGARPAKESVRVKEERKEEAAAAAAAAAAAAAAAAAAAAAAAATTGPQGLHLLLERPRPPPFLGPSLPERCAGFPEPTWLAGPPRLARPPRFYEAGEELTGPGAMAAARLYSLDPTHSLLYSRLAPPPPPTATPGTPHLLSKTPPGALLGAPPPLVPAPRPSSPPRAPGPARADR